A DNA window from uncultured Fibrobacter sp. contains the following coding sequences:
- a CDS encoding SIMPL domain-containing protein has product MSRIKESVVLAIAILGLGAFLYCAMMHTKDRDRVVSVKGLSEREVKADFVIWPIVYKEVGNDLSVIHDAVQTKNAALEKFLRENGVDESEITRSAPDIVDAQGELYSNEKRPFRYVATVVLTVASKNVDRVRGIMEKQGELLKQGVAFYGDDFRYRKVYSFNGLNAVKPEMIDEANKNARMAAQKFASDSESKLGKIKTATQGQFSIEDRDENTPHIKKVRVVTSVQYFLED; this is encoded by the coding sequence CGGGGCGTTCCTGTATTGCGCCATGATGCATACCAAGGATCGCGACCGCGTCGTGTCGGTCAAGGGGCTTTCGGAGCGAGAAGTCAAGGCTGATTTCGTCATCTGGCCTATCGTGTACAAGGAAGTCGGCAACGATCTCTCTGTCATTCACGATGCGGTACAGACGAAAAACGCTGCTCTTGAAAAGTTCCTGCGCGAAAACGGAGTCGATGAATCCGAAATCACCAGGTCCGCGCCCGATATCGTGGATGCGCAGGGGGAACTCTACAGCAACGAAAAGCGTCCGTTCCGTTACGTGGCCACGGTCGTGTTGACGGTCGCCTCCAAGAACGTGGACCGTGTCCGCGGAATCATGGAAAAGCAGGGCGAACTCCTTAAACAGGGTGTCGCTTTTTACGGTGACGATTTCCGCTACCGCAAGGTCTATAGTTTCAACGGCCTAAACGCGGTCAAGCCCGAAATGATTGACGAGGCGAACAAGAATGCCCGTATGGCGGCGCAAAAGTTCGCTTCGGATTCCGAAAGCAAGCTCGGAAAAATCAAGACGGCGACCCAGGGGCAGTTTTCTATCGAGGACCGCGACGAAAATACGCCGCATATCAAGAAAGTCCGCGTGGTCACCAGCGTGCAGTATTTCCTGGAAGACTAA